The Halopseudomonas sabulinigri genome window below encodes:
- a CDS encoding alpha/beta hydrolase, producing the protein MSGQPAYLMRWPASPQQLEQVQAFNKKLARLPRLKLFNRAVLRLVQGLLRVSQLGAAWRLRKHGLRAETRRVEIDGVAVSVRIIRPATRAKGVVLDIHGGAWVIGNAQMNDKFNIAMVKECEVAVVSVDYRLAVSAPMEALIEDCLCAARWLLDDTNSEFAGLPVTVVGESAGGHLAVATLLQLKRWPALLARVKGALLYYGVYDLTGTPSVRAAPPDTLLLDGPGMVDAMRMLTPELSDEQRRASPLSPLHGDFTGFPPALMFAGEQDPLLDDSCLLAERWCRSAEVECHVLPSSPHGVIHFPVTLAADVLAYARSWIAARNAAFYRPR; encoded by the coding sequence ATGAGCGGCCAGCCGGCGTACCTGATGCGCTGGCCCGCCAGCCCGCAGCAGCTGGAGCAGGTGCAGGCTTTCAATAAAAAGCTGGCACGGCTGCCGCGCTTGAAATTGTTCAATCGTGCGGTGCTCCGTCTGGTGCAAGGCTTGCTGCGCGTCAGTCAGCTGGGCGCTGCCTGGCGGCTGCGCAAGCACGGCCTCAGGGCGGAAACGCGGCGGGTCGAGATAGACGGTGTGGCGGTGTCGGTGCGGATCATCCGGCCCGCGACCAGGGCAAAGGGCGTGGTGCTGGATATTCATGGTGGTGCCTGGGTGATCGGCAACGCGCAGATGAATGACAAATTCAATATCGCCATGGTGAAGGAGTGCGAGGTAGCGGTCGTCTCGGTCGATTACCGGCTTGCTGTCTCAGCACCTATGGAGGCGCTGATTGAGGACTGTCTGTGTGCCGCACGCTGGCTGCTGGACGATACCAACAGCGAGTTTGCCGGCCTGCCGGTCACCGTGGTGGGTGAGTCGGCCGGTGGCCATCTTGCGGTCGCGACCTTGCTCCAGCTGAAACGCTGGCCAGCGCTGTTGGCACGGGTGAAGGGGGCTTTGCTCTACTACGGGGTGTACGATCTGACGGGCACACCGAGTGTGCGCGCCGCGCCGCCAGACACGCTGCTGCTGGACGGGCCGGGTATGGTGGATGCCATGCGCATGCTGACGCCGGAGTTGAGCGACGAGCAACGCCGCGCGTCGCCCTTGTCGCCCTTGCATGGCGACTTTACCGGCTTCCCGCCGGCCCTGATGTTTGCCGGCGAGCAGGACCCGCTGCTGGACGATAGCTGTCTGTTGGCCGAGCGGTGGTGCAGGTCAGCCGAGGTGGAATGTCATGTTCTGCCGTCTTCGCCGCACGGGGTGATTCATTTCCCCGTCACGCTGGCCGCTGATGTACTGGCATACGCGCGCAGCTGGATAGCGGCCAGAAACGCCGCCTTCTATCGGCCCAGGTAA
- the tspO gene encoding tryptophan-rich sensory protein TspO, whose amino-acid sequence MTFFIFLLACGAAATTGIIFKPGQWYETLDKPGFTPPNWAFPVAWTLIYLLLAWVGHRLVAIPGSQVLLALWAAQIALNALWTPVFFGAHRLFAAMLIIAVLWLVVAMMVLLAFKLDVISGLLLLPYLGWLSVAAALNFAIMRRNSW is encoded by the coding sequence ATGACTTTTTTCATATTTCTGTTGGCCTGCGGCGCGGCCGCCACCACCGGCATCATCTTCAAACCGGGGCAGTGGTACGAGACCTTGGACAAGCCCGGTTTTACGCCGCCCAACTGGGCGTTTCCGGTGGCCTGGACGCTTATCTATCTGCTGTTGGCCTGGGTTGGTCATCGTCTGGTGGCGATCCCCGGCAGCCAGGTGCTGCTGGCCCTGTGGGCGGCGCAAATCGCCCTTAACGCGCTCTGGACTCCGGTATTCTTCGGCGCGCACCGGCTGTTCGCCGCGATGCTTATCATCGCCGTGCTCTGGCTGGTGGTCGCCATGATGGTATTGCTGGCGTTCAAGCTGGATGTCATCAGCGGTCTGCTATTGCTGCCCTATCTCGGCTGGCTTAGCGTGGCGGCGGCGCTCAACTTCGCCATCATGCGCCGGAACAGTTGGTGA
- the dkgB gene encoding 2,5-didehydrogluconate reductase DkgB, whose protein sequence is MMNSTSESSIPPIGMGTFRLKGDDAYQAVSTALELGYRHIDTAQIYGNEQDVGRAIADSGVPRGELFVTTKIWTDNFGEGKLIPSLRESLDKLQLDQVDLTLIHWPSPGGKVPMQEYLGELMKAREQGMTRLTGVSNFTIDQLNEAFELVGPDNIATNQIEIHPFLQNRKLVEFAREEGLHLTAYMPLAVGKVMKDETLDRIAEEHGATPPQVVMAWLMLQGIAVIPSSTKRLHLESNLEADRVKLTADDLNFIRELDKGERIANPDFAPEWD, encoded by the coding sequence ATGATGAATTCGACTTCCGAGAGCAGCATTCCCCCTATCGGCATGGGTACCTTCCGGCTCAAGGGCGATGACGCCTACCAGGCCGTCAGCACGGCGCTGGAACTGGGGTATCGGCACATTGATACCGCACAGATCTACGGTAACGAGCAGGATGTGGGCCGCGCCATTGCCGACAGCGGCGTGCCGCGCGGCGAGCTGTTTGTCACCACCAAGATCTGGACCGACAACTTCGGCGAAGGCAAGCTGATCCCCAGCCTGCGCGAAAGCCTCGACAAGCTGCAGCTCGACCAGGTCGACCTGACGCTGATCCACTGGCCCTCACCTGGCGGCAAGGTGCCCATGCAGGAATACCTGGGTGAGCTGATGAAGGCCCGCGAGCAGGGCATGACGCGGCTGACCGGCGTTTCCAACTTCACCATTGATCAGCTCAATGAAGCCTTTGAACTGGTAGGGCCAGACAACATCGCCACCAACCAGATAGAGATTCACCCCTTCCTGCAGAACCGCAAACTGGTCGAGTTCGCCCGTGAAGAGGGTTTGCACCTGACCGCCTACATGCCACTGGCGGTAGGCAAGGTGATGAAAGACGAAACCCTGGACCGCATCGCCGAAGAACACGGCGCCACGCCGCCGCAGGTGGTCATGGCCTGGCTGATGCTGCAGGGCATCGCGGTGATTCCATCCTCCACCAAGCGACTGCATCTGGAGAGCAATCTGGAGGCCGACCGCGTGAAGCTCACCGCCGATGACCTCAACTTCATCCGCGAGCTGGACAAGGGCGAGCGTATTGCCAACCCGGACTTTGCGCCCGAGTGGGACTGA
- a CDS encoding acetoacetate--CoA ligase translates to MSTPLWSPSAERVAATQMDAFRRRVNQQHGLALADYTALHQWSIDEPAAFWALLAEFFAVDFSQPAQQVLRNPDAMPGAEWFAGAELNFAAHLLRRRDDHAALVAISEDGQREQLSYAELAARVAGLQRHLLALGVAPGDRIAALMPNTWQTVVGMLAAASIGAIWSSCSPDFGIQGVVDRFGQIEPRVLIACSGYRYAGKQLDMSSKLREILPQLTGMQQLILVPYGGVPAEPADFESVVPCVTWNRACTPGGEPLFAALPFNHPLYILYSSGTTGVPKCIVHGAGGTLLQHLKEHGLHTDLTRDDVLFYFTTCGWMMWNWLVSGLALGATLALYDGSPFEPSAEWLIDLIDAENISIFGTSAKYLAALEKAGVDPSASHRLSHLKTVLSTGSPLAHEGFDYVYRCFKSDLCLSSISGGTDIFSCFALGNPTLPVWRGELQSKGLGMAVEVWDDDGQAISSRLLKSVGEAGSARQKQAKKRSLRGVNEHSEPAFNAAMATQVGFQGPAKGELVCTRPFPSMPLGFWQDEDGSRYRAAYFERFPGVWAHGDYAEETAHGGMLIHGRSDAVLNPGGVRIGTAEIYRQVEKVEAVLESLAIGQQWQGDVRVVLFVRLRDGVLLDEALAGEIRQVIRSNTTPRHVPAKIIAVADIPRTRSGKIVELAVRNVVHGQAVKNTDALANPEALELFRDLPALQEQ, encoded by the coding sequence ATGAGCACGCCCTTGTGGTCGCCCTCAGCCGAGCGCGTAGCGGCCACGCAGATGGACGCCTTTCGTCGCCGGGTCAATCAGCAACACGGGCTGGCGCTGGCCGATTACACCGCGCTACACCAGTGGAGTATCGATGAACCGGCGGCGTTCTGGGCCTTGCTGGCCGAGTTCTTTGCGGTGGATTTCAGCCAGCCGGCGCAGCAGGTGCTGCGTAACCCGGATGCCATGCCCGGTGCCGAGTGGTTTGCTGGCGCCGAGCTGAATTTCGCCGCGCACCTGCTGCGCCGGCGCGATGACCACGCGGCCCTGGTGGCCATCAGTGAAGACGGTCAGCGCGAGCAACTCAGCTACGCTGAGCTGGCTGCCCGGGTGGCCGGATTGCAGCGGCATCTGCTGGCGCTGGGCGTGGCACCCGGTGACCGTATCGCCGCGCTGATGCCCAACACCTGGCAGACGGTGGTGGGCATGCTTGCCGCCGCCAGCATCGGCGCTATCTGGTCGTCCTGTTCGCCGGACTTTGGCATCCAGGGCGTAGTGGACCGCTTTGGCCAGATCGAACCGCGGGTACTGATTGCCTGCAGCGGCTACCGCTACGCCGGCAAGCAACTGGACATGAGCAGCAAGCTGCGCGAGATACTGCCGCAGCTTACTGGCATGCAGCAGCTGATTCTGGTGCCCTACGGCGGCGTACCGGCGGAGCCAGCGGATTTTGAATCCGTTGTGCCCTGCGTCACCTGGAATCGTGCCTGTACGCCCGGTGGTGAACCCTTGTTCGCTGCCCTGCCGTTCAATCACCCGCTCTATATTCTCTACTCCAGCGGCACCACCGGCGTGCCCAAGTGCATCGTCCACGGCGCTGGCGGCACCCTGCTGCAGCACCTGAAAGAGCACGGGCTGCACACCGACCTGACCCGCGATGACGTGCTGTTCTACTTCACCACCTGCGGCTGGATGATGTGGAACTGGCTGGTCTCCGGCTTGGCGCTGGGCGCGACGCTGGCGCTCTATGATGGCTCACCGTTTGAGCCCTCAGCAGAGTGGCTGATCGACCTGATCGATGCGGAAAATATTAGTATCTTCGGCACCAGCGCCAAGTATCTCGCCGCGCTGGAAAAGGCCGGCGTGGACCCCTCCGCCAGCCATCGGTTAAGCCATCTGAAAACCGTGCTTTCCACCGGTTCGCCGTTGGCGCACGAAGGTTTTGATTACGTCTACCGCTGCTTCAAAAGCGATCTGTGCCTGTCGTCGATCTCCGGCGGCACCGACATTTTTTCCTGCTTTGCCCTGGGCAACCCGACGCTGCCGGTCTGGCGCGGCGAGTTACAGAGCAAGGGGCTGGGTATGGCCGTTGAAGTGTGGGATGACGATGGGCAAGCTATTAGTAGCAGGTTGTTGAAAAGCGTAGGCGAGGCAGGCAGCGCAAGGCAAAAGCAGGCGAAGAAGCGCAGTTTACGTGGTGTAAATGAGCATTCTGAGCCTGCTTTTAACGCCGCGATGGCAACGCAGGTAGGTTTTCAAGGGCCTGCCAAGGGCGAGCTGGTCTGCACGCGCCCCTTCCCCTCCATGCCGTTGGGTTTCTGGCAGGATGAGGACGGCAGTCGCTACCGCGCGGCGTACTTCGAGCGCTTCCCCGGCGTCTGGGCGCACGGCGATTACGCCGAAGAGACCGCCCACGGCGGTATGCTGATCCACGGTCGCTCGGATGCCGTGCTTAACCCCGGCGGCGTGCGCATCGGCACGGCGGAGATCTACCGGCAGGTAGAGAAGGTCGAGGCGGTGCTGGAATCGCTGGCCATTGGTCAGCAGTGGCAGGGTGATGTGCGGGTCGTGCTCTTTGTGCGCTTGCGTGATGGTGTGTTGCTGGATGAAGCGCTGGCGGGTGAGATACGCCAGGTAATCCGCAGCAACACTACGCCGCGTCACGTGCCGGCGAAGATCATCGCCGTGGCTGATATCCCGCGTACCCGCAGCGGCAAGATTGTCGAACTGGCCGTGCGTAATGTGGTGCACGGCCAGGCGGTAAAGAATACCGATGCGCTGGCCAATCCCGAGGCGCTTGAGCTGTTCCGCGACTTGCCGGCGTTGCAGGAGCAATAG
- a CDS encoding hydroxymethylglutaryl-CoA lyase: protein MSMPQQVRLVEVGPRDGLQNEKQPISVADKVRLVDDLSAAGLRYIEVGSFVSPKWVPQMAGSAEVFAAIQQQPGVTYAALAPNLKGFEGALEAGVKEVAVFAAASEGFSQKNINCSIAESLQRFEPIMAAAREHGVRVRGYISCVLGCPIDGDVAPEQVAAIARELLDSGCYEVSLGDTIGVGTAGDTRRLIEVVGRDIDRRLLAGHFHDTYGQALANIHASLLEGVAVFDSSVAGLGGCPYAKGATGNVASEDVLYLLNGLGIETGVDMAALVQAGQHICNVLGKTNGSRVARALLAREQA, encoded by the coding sequence ATGAGCATGCCGCAACAGGTGCGACTGGTCGAAGTGGGCCCGCGCGATGGCCTGCAGAATGAAAAACAGCCGATCAGCGTTGCCGACAAGGTACGCCTGGTCGATGACCTGAGCGCTGCCGGGCTGCGCTATATCGAAGTCGGCAGCTTCGTCTCGCCCAAGTGGGTGCCGCAGATGGCCGGCTCGGCCGAGGTATTTGCCGCGATACAGCAACAGCCCGGCGTGACCTACGCGGCGCTGGCGCCCAACCTCAAGGGGTTTGAAGGCGCGCTGGAAGCCGGTGTGAAGGAAGTGGCGGTGTTTGCCGCGGCCAGCGAGGGGTTTTCCCAGAAGAACATCAACTGCTCGATTGCCGAGAGTCTGCAGCGCTTCGAACCGATTATGGCGGCGGCCAGGGAGCACGGCGTGCGGGTACGCGGTTATATCTCCTGCGTGCTCGGTTGCCCGATTGATGGCGACGTGGCGCCGGAGCAGGTCGCCGCGATTGCCCGCGAGCTGCTCGACAGCGGCTGCTACGAGGTCTCGCTCGGCGACACCATCGGCGTCGGCACCGCCGGCGATACCCGGCGGCTGATCGAGGTGGTCGGCCGAGACATCGACCGCCGCCTGCTAGCCGGGCATTTTCACGATACCTACGGGCAGGCGCTGGCGAACATTCACGCCAGCCTGCTGGAAGGCGTGGCGGTGTTCGACAGCTCGGTCGCCGGGCTGGGCGGTTGCCCGTATGCCAAGGGCGCGACTGGCAACGTCGCCAGCGAAGACGTGCTCTACCTGCTCAACGGGCTGGGTATCGAGACGGGCGTCGATATGGCCGCGCTGGTGCAGGCCGGTCAGCACATCTGCAACGTGCTCGGCAAAACCAACGGCTCGCGCGTGGCGCGGGCCTTGCTGGCGCGGGAGCAGGCATGA
- a CDS encoding acetyl/propionyl/methylcrotonyl-CoA carboxylase subunit alpha: MIDSLLIANRGEIACRIMRTARELGIATVAVHSDTDRDALHVRCADQAVNLGGARPSESYLRVEAIIAAAQATGAQAIHPGYGFLSENADFARAVDAAGLIFVGPPASAIDAMGSKSAAKALMDAAGVPLVPGYHGADQALETFRVEAAKIGYPVLLKAAAGGGGKGMKVVESEAQLSEALSSAQREAQAAFGDARMLVEKYVLQPRHVEIQVFADQHGNAVYLAERDCSIQRRHQKVVEEAPAPGLSPELRRAMGEAAVTAAPAIGYVGAGTVEFLLDARGEFFFMEMNTRLQVEHPVTELITGQDLVAWQLRVAQGQPLPLSQEQIVLHGHAIEVRLYAEDPEQDFLPASGELTLYREPAAGVGRRVDSGVVEGDRVSPFYDPMLSKLIAWGEDRETARRRLLAMLAEQQLGGVHSNLAFLRRVLAHPAFAAAELDTGFIGRHADALLPAPAPLPDAFWALAARAWLLTAPTAARADDPHSPWAAACGLRLGLACEQRLHLRCGEAEARALPATGVSLLGDQLLVDGRRRAVQRRGQWLFVEWDGQLQRVTQVDPISEVEALQHGHGGLTAPMNGSVVRVLVEPGQQVAAGELLVVVEAMKMEHSIRAAEAGEVTAIHCAEGDLVEEGRVLVALQPLAEEATA; the protein is encoded by the coding sequence ATGATTGATTCCCTGCTGATTGCCAACCGCGGCGAGATTGCCTGCCGCATCATGCGCACCGCGCGCGAGTTGGGTATCGCCACCGTGGCGGTACACAGCGATACCGACCGCGACGCCCTGCACGTGCGCTGCGCCGATCAGGCGGTCAACCTGGGTGGCGCGCGGCCGAGCGAGAGTTATCTGCGGGTTGAGGCGATCATCGCCGCGGCCCAGGCCACCGGTGCCCAAGCGATTCACCCCGGTTACGGCTTTCTCTCCGAGAACGCCGATTTCGCCCGCGCGGTCGACGCCGCCGGGTTGATCTTCGTCGGCCCGCCCGCCAGCGCGATTGACGCCATGGGCAGCAAGTCGGCGGCCAAGGCGCTGATGGACGCCGCCGGGGTGCCGCTGGTGCCCGGGTATCACGGCGCCGATCAGGCGCTGGAGACCTTCCGCGTCGAAGCCGCCAAGATCGGCTATCCGGTGCTGCTCAAGGCCGCCGCCGGTGGCGGCGGCAAGGGCATGAAGGTGGTCGAGAGCGAGGCGCAACTGAGTGAGGCGCTGTCGTCGGCCCAGCGTGAGGCGCAGGCCGCCTTCGGCGATGCGCGCATGCTGGTCGAGAAATACGTGCTGCAGCCGCGCCACGTCGAGATTCAGGTGTTTGCCGACCAGCACGGCAACGCGGTGTATCTGGCCGAGCGCGACTGCTCGATCCAGCGGCGCCACCAGAAGGTGGTGGAAGAGGCGCCGGCGCCCGGCCTGTCGCCCGAATTGCGTCGGGCGATGGGCGAGGCGGCGGTCACCGCCGCACCCGCCATCGGCTATGTTGGCGCCGGTACCGTGGAGTTTCTGCTCGACGCCCGCGGCGAGTTCTTCTTCATGGAGATGAACACCCGTCTGCAGGTCGAGCACCCGGTGACCGAGCTGATCACCGGGCAAGATCTGGTCGCCTGGCAGCTGCGTGTGGCGCAAGGGCAGCCGCTGCCGCTGAGCCAGGAGCAGATTGTGCTGCACGGCCACGCCATCGAAGTGCGGCTCTACGCCGAAGACCCGGAGCAGGACTTTCTGCCCGCCAGTGGCGAGCTGACGCTGTACCGCGAACCAGCGGCGGGCGTTGGGCGGCGGGTCGACAGCGGGGTGGTCGAGGGCGACCGCGTCTCGCCGTTCTACGACCCGATGTTGAGCAAGCTGATTGCCTGGGGCGAAGACCGGGAAACCGCCCGCCGCCGTTTGCTGGCGATGTTGGCCGAGCAACAGTTGGGCGGGGTACACAGCAACCTCGCCTTCCTGCGCCGGGTGCTGGCGCATCCGGCCTTTGCCGCCGCCGAGCTGGATACCGGTTTTATTGGTCGGCATGCCGACGCCCTGCTGCCCGCGCCCGCCCCGTTGCCCGACGCCTTCTGGGCGCTGGCCGCGCGTGCCTGGCTGCTGACGGCACCTACCGCTGCGCGTGCCGATGACCCGCACAGCCCCTGGGCCGCGGCCTGCGGCCTGCGCCTTGGGCTGGCGTGCGAGCAGCGCCTGCATCTGCGCTGTGGCGAGGCCGAGGCACGCGCCCTGCCCGCTACGGGTGTCAGCCTGTTGGGCGATCAGTTGCTGGTCGATGGCCGTCGCCGCGCCGTGCAGCGCCGCGGTCAGTGGCTGTTTGTCGAGTGGGACGGACAGCTGCAGCGGGTCACGCAGGTAGACCCGATCAGCGAGGTGGAAGCGCTGCAACACGGCCACGGCGGGCTGACCGCACCGATGAACGGCAGCGTGGTGCGGGTGCTGGTCGAACCGGGTCAGCAGGTGGCTGCCGGCGAGCTGCTGGTGGTGGTCGAGGCGATGAAAATGGAGCACAGTATTCGCGCTGCCGAGGCCGGCGAGGTCACGGCGATTCACTGCGCCGAGGGCGATCTGGTCGAGGAAGGCCGGGTGCTGGTGGCGCTGCAACCGCTTGCTGAGGAGGCAACGGCATGA
- a CDS encoding gamma-carboxygeranoyl-CoA hydratase has product MSQYHTLELEFSAQGIATLWLARPDKNNAFNAQMIRELLDALDAVAANPAVRFMLLRGRGKHFSAGADLAWMRDCAALDYNANLDDARELAQLMASLAQLKVPTLAVVQGAAFGGALGLISCCDMAIGADDALFSLSEVRIGLLPAVISPYVSQAIGARATRRYALTAERFDGLRARELGLLAECYPAAELDAALARWIGNLLQNGPQAMMATKALLQEVGLGEMSTPLRRYTEAAIARVRISPEGQEGLSAFLEKRQPDWCASHD; this is encoded by the coding sequence ATGAGTCAGTACCACACCCTGGAACTGGAATTTTCCGCGCAGGGCATTGCCACCCTTTGGCTGGCGCGCCCTGACAAGAACAACGCCTTCAACGCCCAGATGATCCGCGAGCTGCTGGATGCGCTGGATGCGGTGGCGGCTAACCCGGCGGTGCGCTTTATGCTGTTGCGCGGCCGCGGCAAGCATTTCTCCGCCGGTGCCGATCTGGCCTGGATGCGCGACTGCGCGGCGCTGGATTACAACGCCAATCTGGACGACGCCCGCGAGCTGGCCCAGCTGATGGCCTCGCTGGCGCAGCTCAAGGTGCCGACGCTGGCGGTGGTGCAGGGCGCGGCCTTTGGTGGCGCGCTCGGGCTGATCAGTTGCTGCGACATGGCGATTGGCGCGGACGACGCGCTGTTCAGCCTGTCGGAGGTGCGTATTGGCCTGCTGCCGGCGGTGATCAGCCCCTATGTCTCCCAGGCCATCGGCGCCCGCGCTACCCGCCGCTATGCGCTGACCGCCGAACGCTTTGACGGCCTGCGCGCCCGCGAATTGGGGCTGCTCGCCGAGTGCTATCCGGCGGCCGAGCTGGATGCGGCGCTGGCGCGGTGGATCGGCAACCTGCTGCAGAACGGCCCGCAGGCGATGATGGCCACCAAGGCGCTGCTGCAGGAAGTCGGGCTGGGTGAAATGAGCACCCCGCTGCGCCGCTACACCGAGGCAGCGATTGCCCGGGTGCGGATCAGCCCCGAAGGTCAGGAGGGCCTGTCGGCCTTCCTGGAAAAACGCCAACCCGACTGGTGCGCGAGCCATGATTGA
- a CDS encoding carboxyl transferase domain-containing protein, with amino-acid sequence MAVLTTQLSAGSPAFHANADAMRALVDDLKTLLAGIAQGGGEAANARHLARGKLLPRQRVDALLDPGSAFLEIGQLAAHEVYGESVPAAGVIAGIGRIEGVECMIIANDATVKGGSYYPLSVKKHLRAQTIARENRLPCVYLVDSGGANLPRQDEVFPDREHFGRIFFNQANMSAAGIPQIAVVMGSCTAGGAYVPAMADETIMVREQATIFLAGPPLVKAATGEVVSAEALGGADVHCRTSGVADHYAENDEHALALARRCIANLNWHKQDELNSRPVLPPRYPVEELYGVIPADSKQPFDVREVIARLVDDSAFDEFKALFGTTLVCGFAHLHGYPVAILANNGILFSEAAQKGAHFIELACQRGIPLLFLQNITGFMVGKKYEEGGIAKHGAKLVTAVACARVPKFTVIIGGSFGAGNYGMCGRAYDPRFLWMWPNARISVMGAEQAAGVLVQVKQEQAERSGEQFSAEQAEALRRPILDQYERQGHPYYASARLWDDGVIDPAQTRDVLGLAISAALNAPIEATRFGVFRM; translated from the coding sequence ATGGCTGTGCTAACCACTCAACTGAGCGCGGGCAGCCCCGCGTTTCACGCCAATGCCGATGCCATGCGCGCGCTGGTGGATGACCTCAAGACCCTGTTGGCAGGCATCGCCCAGGGCGGTGGCGAGGCGGCCAATGCGCGGCATCTGGCGCGTGGCAAACTGCTGCCGCGCCAGCGCGTGGACGCCCTGCTCGACCCCGGCTCAGCCTTTCTGGAAATTGGTCAGCTGGCCGCCCATGAGGTCTACGGTGAGTCGGTGCCAGCCGCCGGGGTGATCGCGGGTATCGGCCGGATCGAAGGCGTTGAATGCATGATCATCGCCAATGACGCCACGGTGAAGGGCGGCTCTTACTATCCGCTGAGCGTGAAGAAGCACCTGCGGGCGCAGACCATCGCTCGCGAGAACCGCCTGCCCTGCGTCTATCTGGTCGACTCCGGTGGCGCCAACCTGCCACGCCAGGACGAGGTGTTCCCGGACCGTGAGCACTTCGGGCGGATCTTCTTCAATCAGGCCAACATGAGCGCCGCGGGCATTCCGCAGATCGCCGTGGTGATGGGCTCCTGCACCGCCGGCGGCGCCTACGTGCCGGCGATGGCCGACGAGACCATCATGGTGCGTGAGCAAGCGACCATCTTCCTCGCCGGGCCGCCGCTGGTGAAAGCCGCGACTGGCGAGGTGGTCAGCGCCGAGGCACTGGGCGGCGCCGATGTGCATTGCCGCACCTCCGGGGTGGCCGACCATTACGCCGAGAATGACGAACACGCCCTGGCTCTGGCCCGCCGCTGCATCGCCAATCTGAACTGGCACAAGCAGGACGAGCTGAACAGCCGCCCAGTACTGCCGCCACGCTATCCGGTGGAGGAGCTGTACGGGGTGATTCCGGCGGACAGCAAGCAGCCGTTCGACGTGCGCGAGGTGATTGCGCGGCTGGTCGACGACAGCGCGTTCGATGAGTTCAAGGCGCTGTTCGGCACCACGCTGGTGTGCGGGTTTGCGCACCTGCACGGCTACCCGGTGGCGATTCTGGCCAACAACGGCATCCTGTTTTCCGAGGCCGCGCAGAAGGGCGCGCACTTTATCGAGCTGGCCTGTCAGCGCGGCATTCCGCTGCTGTTCCTGCAGAACATCACCGGCTTTATGGTCGGCAAAAAATACGAGGAAGGCGGCATCGCCAAGCACGGCGCCAAGCTGGTGACCGCGGTGGCCTGTGCCCGGGTGCCCAAGTTCACGGTGATCATCGGCGGCAGTTTTGGCGCCGGTAACTACGGCATGTGCGGCCGCGCCTACGATCCGCGCTTCTTGTGGATGTGGCCGAATGCGCGCATCTCGGTGATGGGCGCCGAACAGGCCGCAGGCGTGCTTGTGCAGGTCAAGCAGGAGCAGGCCGAGCGCAGTGGCGAGCAGTTCAGCGCCGAGCAGGCCGAGGCCCTGCGCCGACCGATCCTCGATCAGTACGAACGTCAGGGCCACCCCTACTACGCCAGCGCCCGCCTGTGGGACGACGGCGTGATCGACCCGGCGCAGACCCGCGATGTACTCGGGCTGGCGATTTCCGCCGCACTCAACGCACCGATCGAAGCGACCCGCTTCGGCGTGTTCCGCATGTAG